A portion of the Caenorhabditis elegans chromosome III genome contains these proteins:
- the Y39A3CL.4 gene encoding TLDc domain-containing protein (Confirmed by transcript evidence) — MGNDSSKHKSDVKTEKVGSEIEKASNPTLEAYFTRISDGKNEISAEKLKSIFQQDLSGSLMKYLTGDTNSNLVTHQQFMDKFTPLYGTSTDIYVKILQPVHHFLKVCSDSAGAGAIQGDEQFIKILVEEMTDGKTGDEATQSIIRWRRENCEKFTQAVQNRVVSAVTDTKIINPDYSSDILSPLQMWYLQSSLPAVYFPAKPTETSGESHWTPLYTSLQHGISTNRFETLVFDYRGPTVTIFRMKDGRVVVIAADQEWRHSGNRFGGTFTSFFEIVPNIRRIDGANSIYCNLKLRSSAYGLSFKNELKIEKDFDEILDIEVWGCAGAGTLADQQKLKNWQKQQTEKHKRVPLPGNWDDNPDKTLLEMAGFQFSTERAQMEMESKKRDAQAAYVEAATASETSEK; from the exons ATGGGAAACGATAGTAGCAAGCATAAAAGTGATGTGAAAACCGAGAAAGTTGGCTCGGAAATCGAAAAAGCCTCAAATCCAACACTTGAAGCCTATTTCACGCGAATTTCCgacggaaaaaatgaaatttcagcggaaaaacttaaa AGCATTTTCCAGCAAGATCTATCGGGAAGTCTCATGAAATACCTCACAGGCGAcacaaattcgaatttagtGACTCACCAGCAATTTATGGACAAATTCACGCCATTATACGGAACTTCCACCGATATTTATGTGAAAA TTCTCCAACCAGTGCACCACTTTCTCAAAGTTTGCTCAGATTCGGCGGGCGCCGGGGCGATTCAGGGCGATGAGCAGTTTATCAAGATTTTGGTGGAAGAAATG ACAGATGGAAAAACAGGCGATGAGGCGACTCAATCGATAATCCGGTGGCGACgggaaaattgcgaaaaattcaCGCAAGCCGTCCAAAATCGTGTGGTTTCGGCTGTTACTGACactaaaatt ATCAACCCTGACTACTCCTCAGACATTCTGTCACCTCTCCAAATGTGGTATCTACAATCATCACTCCCCGCCGTctattttccggcaaaacccACCGAAACGTCGGGCGAAAGCCACTGGACTCCACTCTACACGTCACTTCAACACGGAATCAGCACAAATCGCTTCGAGACCCTCGTTTTCGACTATCGTGGACCTACAGTAACCATTTTCCGAATGAAAGATGGCCGTGTTGTGGTGATCGCCGCTGATCAGGAGTGGAG GCACTCTGGCAATCGATTTGGCGGTACATTCACTAGTTTCTTCGAAATTGTGCCGAATATTCGAAGAATCGACGGAGCCAACTCGATTTATTGCAATTTGAAGCTCCGCTCGTCGGCTTATGGcctaagtttcaaaaatgagctgaaaatcgaaaaggaTTTCGATGAGATTCTAGATATTGAAGTTTGGGGCTGTGCGGGAGCCGGCACTCTAGCCGATCAgcagaaactcaaaaattggcagAAGCAGCAg actgaaaaGCACAAGCGGGTTCCACTGCCCGGAAATTGGGACGATAACCCGGACAAAACTCTTCTGGAAATGGCCGGATTCCAATTTTCGACAGAACGTGCTCAAATGGAGATGGAATCGAAAAAACGAGATGCTCAGGCGGCCTACGTGGAAGCAGCCACCGCCTCCGAGACTTCTGAGAAGTAA
- the Y39A3CL.4 gene encoding TLDc domain-containing protein (Confirmed by transcript evidence), producing the protein MKKIIQKMDAIMGNDSSKHKSDVKTEKVGSEIEKASNPTLEAYFTRISDGKNEISAEKLKSIFQQDLSGSLMKYLTGDTNSNLVTHQQFMDKFTPLYGTSTDIYVKILQPVHHFLKVCSDSAGAGAIQGDEQFIKILVEEMTDGKTGDEATQSIIRWRRENCEKFTQAVQNRVVSAVTDTKIINPDYSSDILSPLQMWYLQSSLPAVYFPAKPTETSGESHWTPLYTSLQHGISTNRFETLVFDYRGPTVTIFRMKDGRVVVIAADQEWRHSGNRFGGTFTSFFEIVPNIRRIDGANSIYCNLKLRSSAYGLSFKNELKIEKDFDEILDIEVWGCAGAGTLADQQKLKNWQKQQTEKHKRVPLPGNWDDNPDKTLLEMAGFQFSTERAQMEMESKKRDAQAAYVEAATASETSEK; encoded by the exons atgaagaaaataattcagaaaatggatGCTATC ATGGGAAACGATAGTAGCAAGCATAAAAGTGATGTGAAAACCGAGAAAGTTGGCTCGGAAATCGAAAAAGCCTCAAATCCAACACTTGAAGCCTATTTCACGCGAATTTCCgacggaaaaaatgaaatttcagcggaaaaacttaaa AGCATTTTCCAGCAAGATCTATCGGGAAGTCTCATGAAATACCTCACAGGCGAcacaaattcgaatttagtGACTCACCAGCAATTTATGGACAAATTCACGCCATTATACGGAACTTCCACCGATATTTATGTGAAAA TTCTCCAACCAGTGCACCACTTTCTCAAAGTTTGCTCAGATTCGGCGGGCGCCGGGGCGATTCAGGGCGATGAGCAGTTTATCAAGATTTTGGTGGAAGAAATG ACAGATGGAAAAACAGGCGATGAGGCGACTCAATCGATAATCCGGTGGCGACgggaaaattgcgaaaaattcaCGCAAGCCGTCCAAAATCGTGTGGTTTCGGCTGTTACTGACactaaaatt ATCAACCCTGACTACTCCTCAGACATTCTGTCACCTCTCCAAATGTGGTATCTACAATCATCACTCCCCGCCGTctattttccggcaaaacccACCGAAACGTCGGGCGAAAGCCACTGGACTCCACTCTACACGTCACTTCAACACGGAATCAGCACAAATCGCTTCGAGACCCTCGTTTTCGACTATCGTGGACCTACAGTAACCATTTTCCGAATGAAAGATGGCCGTGTTGTGGTGATCGCCGCTGATCAGGAGTGGAG GCACTCTGGCAATCGATTTGGCGGTACATTCACTAGTTTCTTCGAAATTGTGCCGAATATTCGAAGAATCGACGGAGCCAACTCGATTTATTGCAATTTGAAGCTCCGCTCGTCGGCTTATGGcctaagtttcaaaaatgagctgaaaatcgaaaaggaTTTCGATGAGATTCTAGATATTGAAGTTTGGGGCTGTGCGGGAGCCGGCACTCTAGCCGATCAgcagaaactcaaaaattggcagAAGCAGCAg actgaaaaGCACAAGCGGGTTCCACTGCCCGGAAATTGGGACGATAACCCGGACAAAACTCTTCTGGAAATGGCCGGATTCCAATTTTCGACAGAACGTGCTCAAATGGAGATGGAATCGAAAAAACGAGATGCTCAGGCGGCCTACGTGGAAGCAGCCACCGCCTCCGAGACTTCTGAGAAGTAA
- the Y39A3CL.4 gene encoding TLDc domain-containing protein (Confirmed by transcript evidence) has translation MCIRKLKMGNDSSKHKSDVKTEKVGSEIEKASNPTLEAYFTRISDGKNEISAEKLKSIFQQDLSGSLMKYLTGDTNSNLVTHQQFMDKFTPLYGTSTDIYVKILQPVHHFLKVCSDSAGAGAIQGDEQFIKILVEEMTDGKTGDEATQSIIRWRRENCEKFTQAVQNRVVSAVTDTKIINPDYSSDILSPLQMWYLQSSLPAVYFPAKPTETSGESHWTPLYTSLQHGISTNRFETLVFDYRGPTVTIFRMKDGRVVVIAADQEWRHSGNRFGGTFTSFFEIVPNIRRIDGANSIYCNLKLRSSAYGLSFKNELKIEKDFDEILDIEVWGCAGAGTLADQQKLKNWQKQQTEKHKRVPLPGNWDDNPDKTLLEMAGFQFSTERAQMEMESKKRDAQAAYVEAATASETSEK, from the exons ATGTGCATCAGGAAGTTAAAA ATGGGAAACGATAGTAGCAAGCATAAAAGTGATGTGAAAACCGAGAAAGTTGGCTCGGAAATCGAAAAAGCCTCAAATCCAACACTTGAAGCCTATTTCACGCGAATTTCCgacggaaaaaatgaaatttcagcggaaaaacttaaa AGCATTTTCCAGCAAGATCTATCGGGAAGTCTCATGAAATACCTCACAGGCGAcacaaattcgaatttagtGACTCACCAGCAATTTATGGACAAATTCACGCCATTATACGGAACTTCCACCGATATTTATGTGAAAA TTCTCCAACCAGTGCACCACTTTCTCAAAGTTTGCTCAGATTCGGCGGGCGCCGGGGCGATTCAGGGCGATGAGCAGTTTATCAAGATTTTGGTGGAAGAAATG ACAGATGGAAAAACAGGCGATGAGGCGACTCAATCGATAATCCGGTGGCGACgggaaaattgcgaaaaattcaCGCAAGCCGTCCAAAATCGTGTGGTTTCGGCTGTTACTGACactaaaatt ATCAACCCTGACTACTCCTCAGACATTCTGTCACCTCTCCAAATGTGGTATCTACAATCATCACTCCCCGCCGTctattttccggcaaaacccACCGAAACGTCGGGCGAAAGCCACTGGACTCCACTCTACACGTCACTTCAACACGGAATCAGCACAAATCGCTTCGAGACCCTCGTTTTCGACTATCGTGGACCTACAGTAACCATTTTCCGAATGAAAGATGGCCGTGTTGTGGTGATCGCCGCTGATCAGGAGTGGAG GCACTCTGGCAATCGATTTGGCGGTACATTCACTAGTTTCTTCGAAATTGTGCCGAATATTCGAAGAATCGACGGAGCCAACTCGATTTATTGCAATTTGAAGCTCCGCTCGTCGGCTTATGGcctaagtttcaaaaatgagctgaaaatcgaaaaggaTTTCGATGAGATTCTAGATATTGAAGTTTGGGGCTGTGCGGGAGCCGGCACTCTAGCCGATCAgcagaaactcaaaaattggcagAAGCAGCAg actgaaaaGCACAAGCGGGTTCCACTGCCCGGAAATTGGGACGATAACCCGGACAAAACTCTTCTGGAAATGGCCGGATTCCAATTTTCGACAGAACGTGCTCAAATGGAGATGGAATCGAAAAAACGAGATGCTCAGGCGGCCTACGTGGAAGCAGCCACCGCCTCCGAGACTTCTGAGAAGTAA
- the Y39A3CL.3 gene encoding C4-dicarboxylate ABC transporter (Confirmed by transcript evidence) yields MIFPGAGGPELDKMASEKVKKDIGTFITFGLLVEAAAFAAHYFGIDGILV; encoded by the exons ATGATTTTCCCGGGAGCCGGTGGTCCAGAACTCGACAAAATGGCGTCGGAAAAGGTGAAGAAGGATATTGGCACGTTTATCACGTTTGGACTCCTAGTTGAAGCCG CCGCATTCGCCGCCCACTACTTTGGAATCGACGGAATTCTcgtttaa